The sequence ATTTAAATCAAGAGTCAGAGTCTAAAAGCACACTTTAAGGGTGTTTTAGAGTCAACTGTAGTACTTCCGTCTTCAGAGTCCTCACCTTTAGAGGCACTCACAGATTTCGACTCGTCAAGCGTGACCGCGGCGAGTTGTTCGATGTCACTCTCGGAAAGCACTTGAATACCATCGAGCTCAGAGTCTACGAGCTGAGGAAGCGCGATAATCTTAGCACCACCACTTTGCCAGTGACTAGGAACGCCATCAGGCTCAGCCTCGCACACTGAGCTTTGTGGGCGCTTTCTGGCCACCGGCAATATTCCAGCTAACGTGATTTGGGCGGAACCCAACCCTACATAAACCGAATTGCCTCTTTCCTCTCCAGACTCTGCGGAACGTGTCAATGATTTGAGACAACGCCAGGTCGAAATTTAACCTAACATGTCTTCGCTTGTTCCTCCATTTTCGGTTTGTTGATCCACACAGCCTCGGGTGCCAAAGAGGCACTTGGCGTTCCATTCACGAAGCGAATTGGATTTCTCAGATACGCCTCAGCCAGAACAGAATCTCGGTTCCGTTTCTTCTCTACATGTGAACCTGTATGAATATCATCAGGTGTATAATACTCCAGCCCAGAGTGTCTGTGCTCTTCGTTGTACCATTTGACAAACTTGCTCATGAAGTTCCGGGCCTCTTGCACAGTGCCGAACCTGTCTGGAAAGGTTGGCATGTATTTTATGGTTTTGAACATGGACTCGCTGAAGGGGTTGTCGTTCGAAACGTGAGGTCTGCTGAAACTCTTTGAGATGCTGAGGTCTGAGAACAACTCCGAAAGGGTCTTTGACCTCATGGGGCCTCCCCGATCGCTGTGGATAGTGAGTTGTCCTGGCTTAATCTTTTCTTCTTTTGCAGCCTTTGAGATCACGGCCTCCGCCAGGGTTCCAGTTTCCTGCAAATAAACGGCCCAGCCCACAATCTTTCTGCTGAAGATATCCATCACGACGTAAAGATAAAAATAGGTCCATTTCGAATGAGCGCGGAGTTTGCTGATGTCCCAGCTCCAGACTTGATTCGGTCCTGTTGCCAGCAGCTCAGGAGCCCTAAAGCTGCGAGAACGGGCGACTTGTCGGCGCTCCGCAACAGCACCCTGTGCGTCTAGGATTCGATACATCGTTCGAACTGAACAGATAAAAACACCTTGGTCGAGAAGCACATTGAAGATCGCCTGCGGCGCCTTGTCGACAAACTTTTCGCTGTTGAGAACTTTCGCCACTTCGGCGACCTCCGCTGGACTCAAGGCCCTGGGATGGGCTGCTCGAGAACATTTTTGGGAATCTGTTTCAGTCAGAACAATGGGCTTGAGAGCGCGGTATGCAGTCGCTCGTGAACGACTCAGGGATGCCAATAGCACCTGAAAAG is a genomic window of bacterium containing:
- a CDS encoding IS3 family transposase, with amino-acid sequence MSAQELLAVTRKEEIPFQVLLASLSRSRATAYRALKPIVLTETDSQKCSRAAHPRALSPAEVAEVAKVLNSEKFVDKAPQAIFNVLLDQGVFICSVRTMYRILDAQGAVAERRQVARSRSFRAPELLATGPNQVWSWDISKLRAHSKWTYFYLYVVMDIFSRKIVGWAVYLQETGTLAEAVISKAAKEEKIKPGQLTIHSDRGGPMRSKTLSELFSDLSISKSFSRPHVSNDNPFSESMFKTIKYMPTFPDRFGTVQEARNFMSKFVKWYNEEHRHSGLEYYTPDDIHTGSHVEKKRNRDSVLAEAYLRNPIRFVNGTPSASLAPEAVWINKPKMEEQAKTC